Proteins encoded in a region of the Saccharothrix ecbatanensis genome:
- a CDS encoding acyltransferase family protein: MPTKRRINWDVLRILAVLCVLLQHATHAGPSVHSELGRPFFVFSLEFGASALVVISAFFACASLAKGEPARFLRNRLARLVPAYVVAATCTYAVLRYLAPAGWSHLEPRDLLFNALMLQNWFPDVRLVDFSYWTLPVQVTGFVAGALLVSRVRGRAVKALLWTLVALPLVTRVWTVEDGVVRTLYDGLGVHRGQLFAIGVGIWLWSKGRLGDRHLFALLTACLLAQTVHSADFESTVGLGVLLIGVCAAAGGRDWDIAPVRLLARPIKWLAGISYGVYLVHQEIGYVVMAKVAAFGPWTELAAFTGTAVVLGWLLTKFVERPAHRALTTSRPDTSRDPASGSPVSGNTVSRDTVSGTTSRTTAGRPAASRPTLVGLLLTARLHSSQSHLGSVGAVPFSRAPLWRPVSHASTSAAAPLTVGDVSLAAVSAQLR, translated from the coding sequence CACGCCACCCACGCCGGCCCGTCCGTCCACTCCGAACTCGGCCGCCCGTTCTTCGTCTTCAGCCTCGAATTCGGCGCGAGCGCGCTCGTCGTGATCTCCGCCTTCTTCGCCTGCGCGTCACTCGCCAAGGGCGAACCGGCCCGCTTCCTGCGCAACCGCCTGGCCCGCCTGGTACCCGCCTACGTCGTGGCCGCCACCTGCACGTACGCCGTCCTGCGCTACCTCGCCCCGGCCGGCTGGAGCCACCTCGAACCGCGCGACCTGCTCTTCAACGCCCTCATGCTCCAGAACTGGTTCCCGGACGTCCGCCTGGTCGACTTCTCCTACTGGACCCTCCCGGTCCAGGTCACGGGCTTCGTCGCGGGCGCGCTGCTGGTGTCGAGGGTCCGCGGCCGGGCGGTCAAGGCGCTCCTCTGGACGCTCGTCGCCCTGCCCCTGGTCACCCGCGTCTGGACGGTCGAGGACGGCGTGGTCCGCACCCTCTACGACGGCCTGGGCGTGCACCGCGGGCAGCTGTTCGCCATCGGCGTCGGCATCTGGCTGTGGTCGAAGGGCCGCCTCGGGGACCGGCACCTGTTCGCCCTGCTCACCGCGTGCCTGCTGGCCCAGACCGTGCACAGCGCGGACTTCGAGTCGACCGTCGGGCTCGGCGTGCTGCTGATCGGCGTGTGCGCCGCCGCCGGCGGCCGGGACTGGGACATCGCCCCCGTGCGCCTGCTCGCCCGCCCCATCAAGTGGCTCGCCGGCATCTCGTACGGCGTCTACCTGGTGCACCAGGAGATCGGCTACGTCGTGATGGCGAAGGTCGCAGCCTTCGGCCCGTGGACCGAACTGGCCGCCTTCACCGGCACCGCCGTCGTGCTCGGCTGGCTGCTGACGAAATTCGTGGAACGCCCGGCGCACCGCGCCCTGACCACAAGCCGACCCGACACGAGCCGCGACCCCGCGAGCGGCAGCCCCGTGAGCGGGAACACCGTGAGTCGCGACACCGTGAGCGGCACCACCAGCCGCACCACCGCGGGCCGACCAGCCGCGAGCCGCCCCACCCTGGTCGGCCTGCTGCTCACGGCCCGCCTGCACTCATCTCAGAGCCACTTGGGCAGCGTCGGCGCCGTCCCGTTCAGCCGTGCCCCGCTCTGGCGACCGGTCAGCCACGCCAGCACGTCGGCCGCCGCACCGCTCACCGTCGGCGACGTCTCACTGGCCGCCGTCAGCGCCCAGCTGCGCTGA